The Artemia franciscana unplaced genomic scaffold, ASM3288406v1 Scaffold_6320, whole genome shotgun sequence DNA window GCtacccaaatttcatttttatcattaactggttctaacatttgtgatatttggaccctctgcattgatttagggggaatttttgttttacgcactacaaatccataatatttttcgtgattttcttcttttattgaatttagaaGATTCTCCGCTGGTTTTTCTCCTggagtttctattttttcaagttttttccatagataacaaatttcttgaatttgtttgcTTCTATATTCTCTCATGTTACCTATATTTTCCCTTACTTTGTttgcttgtatgttatttatcATTGATATGGTGTCCATCGGGtagataaactttgaatttgctacatctaataatattttatttgattttaaaaaatttgcgcCTATTATTGCTtcgtatggaaaatttttacaaactatAAATCGAGTATAAAAATTTCTGTTATCCTTGCGCAAGGCTAGATACACAGTGCCTTTCACATCTAGGTCGTGTCCTGTCACACTTGACAAATTGGGACAGATATTGCTCATTCGTCGTTTAATATAGTTggataatttattaaatactgatgagtttatcacatttactgttgctcctgaatctataagggctgagaaataaatattccctgcgttgaaattttcaaatactggtaacatcttattattatttgcacttaaaaatggtattattACTGGGGGGGACCTATAAATTATCttgccaccaaattttggtcctacGAATTTTGGGGGCTTATATCGTTTCCCTGGGATTCCCAGATGTTAGATGtagaattttcatttgttctgttttgggttCCTTGGTTATTACTTGAGATGGAGCTATTATATGGCTGCCGTCGGCTGATGTAATTTTCTCTTGTATTTCTGTTCCAACTATTACTGGGTTGATTTGTTCTTCCACGATACCCTCCTCGATATTGATATGCATTGcgttgaaaattttgactttggGTGGGATAATTACCTCCTGTTACAAAGGTGTTTCCTCGATCACCTCTTGGGGCGTACCCActatagtttgtccccctggacaaacggTTACCCGTTCCCCTAATGTTTGGTCGATTATTATTGTTTGCAAAACAATTTCTTGCGATGTGTCCTAATCGGTTACATGTGTAGCACCTTAATGGTTCATTGTTAGTTTGTGCCCTTAattgattattgggggcaaaacGTACTTGTCTTGGTGGTGTGGTGGTTCGAATTTGATTTCGAACAGGTTTGGGCGATGATTCTCGGGAGAAAAATCGCGGAGAGGAATCCCTTGATCTTACAGGGGCTTTGCTTTCTACAGcatttattgacattttttgaTGCTGCAGGACAATCGAATCAATTTCTACGGCTCTTTCTATTTCCTGAACTGCTAGTTCTaggttatcaatatttttagctatcaAAAGGCGGTATAACTTTGGGTTTAGTCCCTGCTTAAATGCATTTAGTatgattttt harbors:
- the LOC136043469 gene encoding GATA zinc finger domain-containing protein 4-like; protein product: MEQEQDEILKAQQIIATSVEIAKSLPEYEGDTDVDQFNIHLGQFVEMTKIDLKVLKNMLLLRLKGQALTFLKQIENSIGTEATSTINSIKLLQQAFQKRFIDTSSLNKLKHGLVTFEQTQNVREYLHKVRIATEARYGPGEGELYEKIILNAFKQGLNPKLYRLLIAKNIDNLELAVQEIERAVEIDSIVLQHQKMSINAVESKAPVRSRDSSPRFFSRESSPKPVRNQIRTTTPPRQVRFAPNNQLRAQTNNEPLRCYTCNRLGHIARNCFANNNNRPNIRGTGNRLSRGTNYSGYAPRGDRGNTFVTGGNYPTQSQNFQRNAYQYRGGYRGRTNQPSNSWNRNTRENYISRRQPYNSSISSNNQGTQNRTNENSTSNIWESQGNDISPQNS